The stretch of DNA GCGGTGCCGTGGTCACCATCGGCGTCGTTGTTGCTGCCGTCCCAGTTGGTGATCGAGAACGTATCGTTCATGTCCTCGTGGTTGCTGCACCAGTCGTTCTCGATGTCCATGATCCAGTTGCCGGAGGAGCCGTTGCCGTAGCTGCTGAAATTCCAGGCATAGTTCATGTCCACTCCACCGGGAGCTGGGTCCAGATAGTCCTGCTGGCTGAAGTAGTTGCCGGTGGTCGGGGCCACGTCCGCATTGCAGGTCGCCAGCTGTACCAGCGGGTGGTAGTAGCAGGTCTCGACCATCGAGTCGCTCAGCAGCTCTTCCAGCAGGCCCTTGGGGTCCTGATTGGTGGCGTGGATCTCGAGGGTGTAGAAGTTGTTCATGTCCACCAGGTCCACGCCGCTCAGCTCTTCGCCGCGCGCGATCCAGGCGTCCACTTCCTCCACGGTCTTGCTGGTGATGTTGCGCCGGATGCGGATTTCCGGATGGTTGGCCAGGAAGTTGTTGAACTTGTCCAGGTTCAGACCTTCCAGCGAGACCAGGCGGCCATCGACGAGGCGCACACGCGTGTCCTCGATGAACTGGACCACCACGTGCTGGGTGTTCACCTTGTCGGGTGTCACCAGATCCAGGTACTGGTCACGGGGCAGGAAGGCGTTCTTCTGCTCCAGGTTCATGTTGTGCAGGGCGAAGACGCTGGGTGCGGTGGCCGCGCTCAGCAGGGCAAGAATCAGTGCTCGTTTCATTTGCGGCTCTCCCCGGCCTTCAGGGCCTGCAGTTTCTGCTCGTGACTCAACACGGGTTCCGTGTTGCGGGCGGCCGGCACGGGAGCGGTTTCCGCTGCCAGTGCTTCGCGCAGGCGGGAGGAATACTCCGTGTTGCCCTTGGCATCGGCCTGCCCGATCAGCAGGGTCAGTTCGGCGATGTTCTGCTCCTTGGTCAGGTTTTCCAGACTGCGCTCGACCTCAAGGGCCTCGGATCCGTTCAGGCCCTGCAGCTGGTTCAGCAGAGCGTCACGACGCTGGCTGAATCCTTCGCGCAGGCTTTCCATCTCAGGATTGGGCATGGTCGGGGCGGAGCGCAGTCCCTCTGCGGCCTCAACCGTTGCCACCCCGGGAGTGGTGCGTGGAGTGGTGTCTTCGGTGCGGCGGTATGTCTGATTCTCGTCGCGGGTGTCATTTTCCGTTTCGGCCATCGCCAGATTCAGGCTGGCGAGGACCAGTACCAGCAGGGCGCCGGAAAGCAATTGCTTCTTCATTTGGCCACCTCACTGGCTTCGGGGGTCTGAACCTCTTCGGCAATGCCGTTGCGCTCGGTCAACACGCGGGCTCGCTCGCTGGCCGGGGTCTCCTTCCAGGAGATCGCGTCCTGCTCCTTCTGCGCCAGCTCGGTGTAACCCAGGCTCTGGTACATGTCACGCATGATCTCGTGACCCCGGACCTCAAAGCCTTTCATGCCCGCCTGAAAAGCCTGCTGACGAGCCACCAGATCTTCACGGGTGCCCCAGTCGAAACTGGTGGTCCATGTGTCACGTTCGGTGTACAAGTCGTTCAGCGCCGTTTCGGCCGTCTCGGTCAGTGGGATCTGCAAGGCCTGTGCCCGCAGACCTTCCACGGTGGGAGCCTTGTCCACATCCGCGTGAGCCAGGGTTCCCAACAACAGGCTGAAAGCAAGTGCTCCCAGAATGTGTCGCTTCATGTCACTCTCCTTCTTTGTGAACCGGGGTGCAGCCGATGCCTGCGGGCACCCCCCTTTATGTCATTCGAATTGCATTGCTCGGAGCCATTTGATGAGGTCGTTCCGGTGGCCCTGGAGACTCCCGGACCTCGGTATTCACCGATCGGCGTGACCCGGTGATGGTGACGAGGAAGAATCGACTGATTCCTGGCGACGGCACAATCTTGGAAGCCCTTGTCGCGCGAGATGTGATCTGGGTTACAGACCTGGATTTCCACTCACGAAAATCCCTCGTGCTCTCTGGTTCTCCCCGCGCCTGTGGCAGCCGATTTTCTGGCTTGCCATCTCCTTCGGTGTTCATGCTGTTCAGTAACTGGCAAGCTGTCTGTACAGGATCGGTCAGAAGGATTTCGCCGCATTGCGGGCGATCCCCGTGATGGGGATGCCGGGTCCGCGAAGACTGCAGCAGAAGTGCCTTTGGCAACGGCAGCCTCTCCGTGTCCGGCGAGGACATGGAAGCGGCTGGGCGGATCCTTGAAAAATCGGGCCTTGGTCTCAAATCACGGTGAAACAAAAGATTCGCCATGAAGAAACAAAGATCGGCAATGCGAAATCATTGGTTCGGCCAGCTTCTTCGCGGGCGCTCGTGTCCACCACCGGAGACCCGGGCAGGGAACCGTATGCGCCGTGTCGAAAACGGGATTTACTGCGCCCTGCAAAGATCGGGACAACTCCCCGATCGCGTTTCCTTCCCCGGACCGGGCGACCGGGGCACGAGCGAAAAGGGGAAGGCAGCACTGCCTTCCCCCTGGTGATTCCGCTGGGTCGTGCTGACTAGAGCAGCAGGTTCCAACCGTGGCGATCTTCGCGCAGACCGTACTGGATGCCGTCGATCTCATCGTACAGGCGCTGCCCGATGGGGCCGATGCTGAAATTGTTGATGGTGAGGGTCTCGTTCTTGTAATGGATCTCGCCCACCGGGCTGATCACGGCCGCGGTGCCCGTGCCGAAGACTTCCTTCAGTTCACCGGCGGCCTGGGCGGCCAGGACATCGTCAATCGTGAGACGGCGTTCGCTGACCTTGTAGTTCCATTCGCGCAGCAGCTCCAGCACGGTCATGCGGGTGATGCCACCCAGAATCGTGCCCGAGGTCAGGGGTGGCGTGATCACTTCGTCGCCGATCACGAAGAAGATGTTCATCGTGCCCACTTCCTCGATGTAGCGATGCTCCTGGGCATCCAGCCAGAGGACCTGGGTGTACCCCGCTTCGCGCGCTTTCTTGGCGGGCAGCAGGCTGGCGGCGTAGTTGGCCGGGGTCTTGGCGGTACCCGTGCCACCGGCGGCCGCGCGGATGTATTCGGGCGGCACATCCAGCTTGACGGGCTTGATGCCTTCGGGATAGTAGGCGGCCACCGGGCTGGTGATGATCATCAGCTTGTAGGTCTTGCTCTCCTGCACACCGAGCGCATTGTCGGTGGCGAACACGAAGGGACGCAGGTAGAGGCTGTGTCCGTGCTCGTGAGGCACGAATTCCTTGTCCAGCTCCACGACCTGCTTCAGGCCTTCCAGCACGATGTCCTTGGGCGGATCGGGAATGCACAGGCGGCGGCAACTGTTGACCATGCGATCCATGTACCGATCGGGGCGGAAGATCGAGATCACATCGTTGGCGTGGCGATAGGCCTTCAGTCCTTCGAAGATCGCCTGGCCGTAATGCAGCGTCAGATTCGAGGGTTCCAGATTCAGCGGACCGTAGGGCACGATTTCCGGTGTGTGCCAGGCTTTGTTGGAATAGGTCATCTGAAACACGTGGTCGGAGAAGTAACAGCCGAAACGCAGGTTGTTGAAGTCGATGGAGCCCATCCTGCTGGCGGGGTTGCGGTGTACGGGGAAGGGGTCCATCATGCCTCCTGGATTCCTGAAGCTCCGGACTTGTTCCGGGGAACGTGCCGGATGCGGTGATTGTGAGCTTCCGTCCTCGCGGACGGACCGGGGTTCTCCCGGACGGATTCGGCCGGAACCACGCCATTCGTGGCGAAATGACCGGCCTTATAGATCGTAGATGCCCGAATACTTCGATTTGATATAACTCACGAAGGGTGCCGCCTCGAGGGCGCGCCCGGTGATGCGCTGGATCAGCTCGCTGGCCGTATAACGGCTTCCGTGGCGGTAGACTTGATCCGTCAACCAGTCGCGAAGAGGCAGAAACTGGCCTTGCGCCACTCCGTCGAGGATCGCGGGCTGCTGCTCGCGCAGGGTGTTGAGAATGCTCACGCCATACAGGTTGCCCAGCGCGTAGGTGGGAAAGTAACCGAAACTGGCGTCGGACCAGTGCATGTCCTGCATGCAGCCCCGGCTGACCCGGTCGGGCCGGATGCCCAGATACTTTTCCATCCGTTCGTCCCAGGCGGCCGGCAGATCCTTGACCTTCAAAGTGCCCGAGATCAATTCCAGTTCCAGCTCGAAGCGCAGAAAGATGTGCAGGCTGTAGGTGACCTCGTCGGCCTCGATGCGGATCAGGCTGGGTTCGACCCTGTTGATCGCGCGGTAGTACTGCTCCTTCGACACACCTTCCATGTTCTTGGGAAACAGGGCCTTGACCACGGGATACCAATAATTGCAGAAATCGCGGCTGCGACCGATCAGGTTTTCCCAGAGGCGGCTCTGGCTCTCGTGGATGCCCAGGCTGGTGCCGCCGGCAAGCATGGTGCGGTCGTAGCGCGGGTCCACATTCTGCTCGTACAGCGCGTGGCCGCCCTCATGGATCGTGCCGTAGAGACCGGCCTTGAACTGGTCGGTGTGGATCCGCGTGGTCACTCGCACATCGGGAATGCCGAAGTCGGTGGTGAAGGGGTGCGGGCTCTCATCCTGGCGGCCGCGGTTGAAATCGTAACCGATTTCTTCCAGTACCTGCATCGTCAGCTGCCACTGGCGATCGCGGTCCCAATGGGTGAAGAAGAAGCCGTCTTCGACCTGGTCCACCCGGGCGAAGAGACGCTGGCAGAACGGCAGCAGCTCGTCGCGTACCTCAGCGAAGATGCTGGCCACCTGCGAGGTGAGCATGCCCGGCTCGTACTTGTTCAACAAGGCGTCATAGGGCTGCTCGGGATAGCCCAGATACTCCGCTTCGCGCCGCGACAGCTCGACCATCTTCTCGAGGTGGGGGCGAAAGCCTTCGAAATCATCCGCGGGCTTGCAGCGTGCCCAGGCGTCAAAGGACATGGAGGTGGCGTCGGACATTTCCTGCACGAAGGCGGCCGGCAGCTTGACCGACTGATCGTAGTTGCGCCGGATGGCACGCAGCATGGCGGCGTTCTCGTCTTCGGGGGCCTGGCCGGCCTGACTTTCCGCTTCGGCCAGCAGAGTGCCGATCTCGGGAGCGGTGAACGCTTCATGGGACAGGCGGGACAGAGTGGTCAGCTGACGTGCCCTGGCCGTGATGCCGCCCTTGGGCATGTAGGTGTGCTGGTCCCATCCAAGGACGGCGCAGGCACCGTTCAGATCGATGACCGTCGTCAACTTTTCCTTCAGGCGCTCGAGTGCGGATGACATGGAAGAACTCCTGTGCTGGATGGCTGCCGGAACGGGATCAGGGGATCCGGGAGGATCGGTCCTGGCTGACGAGGGCTTCCGGCAGGAGCGACGTCGGCAGGGCAGCAGCCAGTCCGGGCTGCAAACGGCTGACCCTCGGGTCGGCAAAGCAGGATCTGCGGGGTGGTCGACCGGCTGCCGAAGTTCGGATGGCAGACTTCCACAGGCCGAATTAGTAAATAAATCCGGCCCGATTCCCCAAGCGAAGGCCACTCGATGCGCCCTGGCGCTTGCCCTGTCCCTGTTGCGGAGTCTGGCCCCCCGGTTACCACCCGCTTGTTTCCTGAGGTCGGAGAGCCGTTCTTTCCTGTCTCGATTCCGACCCGGACCCGTCCCCGTCTCATCCTGGAGAGGCCATGAGCCTGAATTCACAGAATGCCTTGATCACCGGCGCCAGTTCCGGCATCGGTATGGAAATCGCCCGACAGCTGGCGCCCCGGGTGGCCCGACTGGTTCTGTCGGGGCGACGGCGCGAACCCCTGGAGGCACTCGTCGGGGAGCTGGAGTCCCGGCACGCCTGTCGCGTGCTCCCGATGGTCGTGGACCTGCGCGATCGTGACGCCACGCTTGCCGCCCTCGCTGGACTGCCTGTGGAATTCCGCCCCCTGACCGTGCTGGTGAACAATGCCGGGCTGGCTCTGGGTTTTGATGCACTGCAGGACACGAACCCGGAGGAGAGTGACACGGTGTTCGATACCAACGTGCGTGCCGTGCTCACCATGTGCCGCGCCCTGGTGCCCGGCATGCTGGAGGCCGGGCAGGGGCACGTGCTGAATCTGGGGTCCATCGCGGGGCGCCAGGCCTACAAGGGCGGCAGCATCTACTGTGCCACCAAGGCGGCCGTGCTCAGCCTGACCCGCACCCTGCAGATCGAACTGGCCGACACTCCCGTGCGGGTCAGCACCATTGATCCCGGCATGGTGCAGACCGACTTTTCCCTGGTTCGCTTCCGGGGCGACGACCAGCGCGCCGCTGCCGTGTACCAGAATGTTCAGCCACTGACTCCGCGGGATGTGGCCGAAGCGGCGGTCTGGGCTCTCGACCGGCCCGCACACGTCCAGATCGCGGAAATGGTGATGTACCCCACCTGCCAGGGGTCGGCTCACACGATTCATCGGGGAGACTGGCGCTCATGAATTCCACTCCTCCCGGATCGGGCCGGCGGCCCCCAGGATCCGACAGGCCCGATCGCCCCTCCCGCCCCGATCGTCCGGGTCGGCCCGCAGGACGCAGTGATGGGCGCTCCGGCTCACGCCCCGCGGATCGCGGCTCCCGCAAGGGCACATCACGGCGTGATGGCAGCCGCAAGCCCGGTCCGCCTCCGGCTCCCGAAGCCGGAACCTCGGCCTTCGTGTTGCATCAATTGAAGGCCGTGGATGCGGCCGTGCGTGCCGGACACCGCTCGGACCGCACCCTCTCGCGCATTTTCCAGGAGCACTCGCTGCCCCCCGATCAGCGACGTCGCCTGCTGCGCCTGTCGCAGGCCTGGTTCCGCTGGTCGGGCGTGATGCCCGCCGACATGGAATTCAGCGAAAGGCTCTGCTGGTGCGCCGCGATGGAAGGGTTGCCCCTTCCCGGGCACAAGCCCCGCGGACTGACCCAGCCCGAATGGAACTCGTGGACCCTGCCTCCCGTGAGCCGTCGTCTGGACTGGCTGGGTCTGCAGCTGATGGAGTTGCGGGGCATCCGGGCGGAATCTCTGTTGCCCGCGTGGATCACGGAAGCTCTGCCCACCGATCGCGATCGGCACGCACTGGCCGAAGCGCTGCTGATGCCGCCGGGACTCTGGATCCGCTCCCGCGTGGATGTGCATGCCCTGCGTGCCGGGCTGGAAGCCCACGTGGAAGTACTGCGCATGCACCCAGATCTCAAGGGCTGCTGGGCGGTGCGCAGCGAGGCGGATCTCTATTACATGGAATCCTACCAGCGCGGCGATTTCGTGATTCAGGATCCGGCCAGCCAGGCCATCGGGCTGCTCTGCGGAGCCCTGCCCGGCGAGCGCTGGTGGGACATGTGCGCGGGTGCGGGCGGCAAGACCCTGCAGCTCTGTGATTCAATGGGCGGCAAGGGAGTCGTGATTGCCACCGATACCCATGAACAGCGGCTGAAGGAGTTGCGTCGCCGACTGGCCCTGGCGGGTCGGCACAATCTGGAAGTACATCTCTGGACGGGCGACCGTCCGCCCAAGGGCCCCGCCTTCGACGGCGTGCTCGTGGATGCGCCATGTTCCAACAGCGGCACCTTGCGCCGCAACCCGGATCTCTGGCGCCGCGAAGGAATCCAGCTGGACGAGCTGCGGGAACTGCAATCCCGTTTGCTGAACCTGGCCGCACCCCGGGTGAAACCGGGTGGTCGCCTGGTTTACGCCACCTGCAGTCTGCTGCCCTGCGAGAACGAGGAAGTGGTGGCGCTGTTCAGGCAGCGTTTCCCCGAGTTCAAGCCGGTCAGTCTGCAGGATCCGCTGGAT from Candidatus Delongbacteria bacterium encodes:
- a CDS encoding branched-chain amino acid aminotransferase yields the protein MDPFPVHRNPASRMGSIDFNNLRFGCYFSDHVFQMTYSNKAWHTPEIVPYGPLNLEPSNLTLHYGQAIFEGLKAYRHANDVISIFRPDRYMDRMVNSCRRLCIPDPPKDIVLEGLKQVVELDKEFVPHEHGHSLYLRPFVFATDNALGVQESKTYKLMIITSPVAAYYPEGIKPVKLDVPPEYIRAAAGGTGTAKTPANYAASLLPAKKAREAGYTQVLWLDAQEHRYIEEVGTMNIFFVIGDEVITPPLTSGTILGGITRMTVLELLREWNYKVSERRLTIDDVLAAQAAGELKEVFGTGTAAVISPVGEIHYKNETLTINNFSIGPIGQRLYDEIDGIQYGLREDRHGWNLLL
- a CDS encoding carboxypeptidase M32 — translated: MSSALERLKEKLTTVIDLNGACAVLGWDQHTYMPKGGITARARQLTTLSRLSHEAFTAPEIGTLLAEAESQAGQAPEDENAAMLRAIRRNYDQSVKLPAAFVQEMSDATSMSFDAWARCKPADDFEGFRPHLEKMVELSRREAEYLGYPEQPYDALLNKYEPGMLTSQVASIFAEVRDELLPFCQRLFARVDQVEDGFFFTHWDRDRQWQLTMQVLEEIGYDFNRGRQDESPHPFTTDFGIPDVRVTTRIHTDQFKAGLYGTIHEGGHALYEQNVDPRYDRTMLAGGTSLGIHESQSRLWENLIGRSRDFCNYWYPVVKALFPKNMEGVSKEQYYRAINRVEPSLIRIEADEVTYSLHIFLRFELELELISGTLKVKDLPAAWDERMEKYLGIRPDRVSRGCMQDMHWSDASFGYFPTYALGNLYGVSILNTLREQQPAILDGVAQGQFLPLRDWLTDQVYRHGSRYTASELIQRITGRALEAAPFVSYIKSKYSGIYDL
- a CDS encoding SDR family NAD(P)-dependent oxidoreductase translates to MSLNSQNALITGASSGIGMEIARQLAPRVARLVLSGRRREPLEALVGELESRHACRVLPMVVDLRDRDATLAALAGLPVEFRPLTVLVNNAGLALGFDALQDTNPEESDTVFDTNVRAVLTMCRALVPGMLEAGQGHVLNLGSIAGRQAYKGGSIYCATKAAVLSLTRTLQIELADTPVRVSTIDPGMVQTDFSLVRFRGDDQRAAAVYQNVQPLTPRDVAEAAVWALDRPAHVQIAEMVMYPTCQGSAHTIHRGDWRS
- a CDS encoding RsmB/NOP family class I SAM-dependent RNA methyltransferase, with amino-acid sequence MNSTPPGSGRRPPGSDRPDRPSRPDRPGRPAGRSDGRSGSRPADRGSRKGTSRRDGSRKPGPPPAPEAGTSAFVLHQLKAVDAAVRAGHRSDRTLSRIFQEHSLPPDQRRRLLRLSQAWFRWSGVMPADMEFSERLCWCAAMEGLPLPGHKPRGLTQPEWNSWTLPPVSRRLDWLGLQLMELRGIRAESLLPAWITEALPTDRDRHALAEALLMPPGLWIRSRVDVHALRAGLEAHVEVLRMHPDLKGCWAVRSEADLYYMESYQRGDFVIQDPASQAIGLLCGALPGERWWDMCAGAGGKTLQLCDSMGGKGVVIATDTHEQRLKELRRRLALAGRHNLEVHLWTGDRPPKGPAFDGVLVDAPCSNSGTLRRNPDLWRREGIQLDELRELQSRLLNLAAPRVKPGGRLVYATCSLLPCENEEVVALFRQRFPEFKPVSLQDPLDGRGESQGAIRFDPEVGDHDGTFVAVLRKDEAAD